A DNA window from Strix aluco isolate bStrAlu1 chromosome 6, bStrAlu1.hap1, whole genome shotgun sequence contains the following coding sequences:
- the LOC141925484 gene encoding fas-binding factor 1 homolog isoform X5, which translates to MAAAPPSSFGGSVDDLLGDLLGYEDDESPVNSARTSRLARGSSLPASQKSRVAEDFFNGFPVEDVEAAEGSSASGGEPQALLQSLKDLDDLEADLLGASRPGSAPGKTTVKGPGKGESGPVMEKKPLSSFAASRQYRKFDLEDLDDPLSGLLSDEEQDAPKKPSPTVTKSIPEEKQSKEKEPPAAQTPLRTAAPVQRRKEITFEDDGDDLLDALGLGSSPGRDGKQGKKAENREEVRPARAVLDELLGRGSVARTLEEPGLGERREVTQEAKSQKQPEKEEGRRKDFVFGAYEPSVASTAKGRPARRQPLSRFSAEKNSELKAEPLSKAPPTASQSPARGRRNRGAWLGLKDEDFLDLELSSPSKASPAGSSPSPAAAGRPSPARQLPAAEEAATKTDPVEEEDWLSAALRRKKAQAQAKAQEGNAKPSEAPVEGLPPRSPVSRPAASPGAQPQAAAVQDEAASTDSSRRMSARLSLSCGAAVHHSCLCAHAGHQSPGSALRNKPQLTRRRLHRGILPETPAPRAESPGLGLLHERSLGAPTAQPHEDVTGCQAALLRVQARVAELESQVRTLELARAEDRLLLESLRQRHQEDLDLLESTHRSQVKVLEETCRQREQRLQQEKEQLAAQLLGQRQEAEQARAELEQRSALELERLRELQRVSVQELRREHDEQLQRLKQMKDQEVEAVTSATLHSRTLNGVMDRMEKFFSDLRDFLQKMEATQQSTSRELAMGAQTQEKQLKVLQDSLLQQQRDAEEERRRFQAVVAKMEARLDEQTRLLEQERQRALAERSRAKSLQHSLEEEQRAVTQQLSVERVELERAKERAEMKMQVHTLRAREEQLAREKELLDKSWQELKAEREKVNGAALRVRQQEEELKSVTELSSQKYEEGQRALREAIRVDSQHPSRLQALQQQLEQLRQQEERLHQDRLSMAQQRSQLQQLRQELPNSPTMLRIAGRDSSVPASGFSSTLRFPPPIGSPGGIQELLARASSAELSATLAMMKFRALQDHYYLDNEQLFLESLKKAPYNVASLPG; encoded by the exons GGTCTGTGGATGACCTGCTTGGCGACCTCCTGGGATACGAGGACG ACGAAAGCCCCGTGAATTCTGCAAGGACTTCGCGGCTGGCCAGGGGCAGCAGCTTGCCGGCCAGCCAGAA GTCCCGTGTAGCGGAGGATTTCTTCAACGGATTCCCTGTAGAGGATGTGGAAGCTGCGGAG GGCTCCAGTGCCTCCGGTGGAGAGCCCCaagctctgctgcagagcctgaag GACTTGGACGACCTGGAAGCTGATCTGCTGGGAGCGTCGAGACCCGGTTCTGCGCCAGGGAAGACAACCGTGAAAGGCCCTGGGAAAG GAGAGTCTGGACCTGTGATGGAGAAGAAGCCGCTGTCATCCTTCGCTGCTTCCCGACAGTACAGGAAATTCGACTTGGAAG ATTTAGATGATCCTCTGTCGGGGCTCTTGTCTGATGAGGAGCAGGATGCACCCAAGAAGCCATCTCCGACAGTCACTAAAAGCATCCCTGAGGAAAAACAGAGCAAGGAGAAAG AGCCACCCGCAGCCCAGACGCCCCTGCGCACCGCGGCCCcagtgcagaggaggaaggagatcaCCTTTGAAGACGACGGCGACGACCTGCTAGATGCACTGGGCCTTGGCAGTAGCCCAGGAAGAGATGGCAAGCAGGGCAAGAAGGCAGAAAA CAGAGAGGAGGTCCGGCCAGCCCGCGCTGTGCTGGACGAGTTACTGGGACGAGGCTCCGTGGCCAGAACCCTGGAAGAGCCAGGCCTGGGAGAGCGCCGGGAGGTCACACAGGAGGCGAAGTCCCAAAAGCAGCCAG agaaggaagagggtcgGCGCAAGGATTTTGTCTTTGGAGCGTACGAGCCCTCGGTGGCCTCCACAGCCAAGGGCCGGCCGGCGAGAAGGCAGCCTCTGAG CAGGTTTTCAGCCGAGAAGAACAGTGAACTTAAAGCAGAGCCCCTCTCCAAAGCTCCTCCGACAGCCAGCCAGAGCCCCGCGCGGGGCCGCAGGAATAGAGGTGCCTGGCTGGGCTTGAAAGATGAAGATTTTTTGGATTTGGAGCTGTCATCTCCATCGAAGGCCAGTCCTGCAgggagctcccccagccctgccgcagctGGGCGGCCCAGCCCCGCCAGACAGCTCCcggctgcagaggaggcagccaCTAAAACCGACccagtggaggaggaggactggctgAGCGCTGCCTTACGACGCAAAAAAGCCCAAGCCCAGGCGAAGGCCCAGGAGGGGAATGCCAAGCCCTCGGAGGCCCCAGTTGAAGGGCTGCCTCCCCGCTCTCCTGTCAG CCggccagcagcctccccaggagcacagccGCAGGCAGCCGCCGTGCAGGACGAGGCAGCGAGCACAGACAGCTCCAG GAGAATGTCTGCGCGCCTCTCCCTGAGCTGCGGCGCTGCTGTGCATCACTCGTGTCTCTGTGCCCACGCAGGCCACCAGTCCCCTGGCTCAGCACTGCGAAACAAGCCTCAGCTCACCCGTCGGAGGCTGCACAGGGGGATCCTTCCAGAGACGCCAGCGCCCCGG GCAGAGTCCCCAGGCCTGGGCTTGCTGCATGAGAGGAGTCTGGGGGCTCCCACTGCCCAGCCCCACGAGGATGTGACAGGCTGTCAGGCAGCGCTGCTCCGTGTCCAGGCCcgtgtggcagagctggagagccag GTGCGGACGCTGGAGCTGGCACGGGCCGAGGACAGACTCTTGCTGGAGAGCCTCCGGCAGCGGCACCAGGAGGACCTGGATCTCCTCGAGAGCACCCACAG GAGCCAGGTGAAGGTGCTGGAGGAGACCTGCAGGCAGcgggagcagaggctgcagcaggagaaggagcagctggcggctcagctcctggggcagaggcaggaggcgGAGCAGGCgcgggcagagctggagcagcggAGCGCGCTGGAGCTGGAGCGGCTGCGAGAGCTGCAGAG GGTGTCCGTGCAGGAGCTGCGCAGAGAGCACGACGAGCAGCTCCAGCGGCTGAAGCAGATGAAGGACCAGGAGGTCGAGGCGGTGACCAGCGCCACTTTGCACAGCAG GACTCTCAACGGCGTCATGGATCGGATGGAGAAGTTCTTCAGCGACCTGCGTGACTTCTTACAGAAGATGGAGGCCACACAGCAGAGCACCTCCCGGGAGCTGGCCATGGGGGCACAGACGCAGGAGAAGCAGCTCAAGG tgctccaggacagcttattgcagcagcagagggacgCGGAGGAGGAGCGGCGCCGTTTCCAGGCAGTGGTGGCCAAAATGGAGGCCAGGCTGGACGAGCAGACtcggctgctggagcag GAGCGACAGAGGGCATTGGCGGAGCGCTCCAGAGCGAAATCACTGCAGCACTCGCTGGAGGAGGAGCAGCGAGCTGTGACCCAGCAGCTCTCTGTGGAGCGAGTGGAGCTGGAGAGGGCGAAG GAGCGGGCAGAGATGAAGATGCAGGTCCACACGCTGAGAGCCAGGGAGGAGCAGCTGGCGagggagaaagagctgctggacaagtcctggcaggagctgaaggCGGAGAGGGAGAAGGTGAATGGGGCTGCGCTGCGCGtccggcagcaggaggaggagctgaaaaGCGTGACCGAG ctctcctcccagaagTACGAGGAAGGGCAGCGAGCCCTGCGGGAGGCAATCAGGGTCGACTCGCAGCACCCGTCGAGGCTGCAggccctgcagcagcagttggagcagctcaggcagcagGAAGAGCGTCTGCACCAG GACCGGCTGAGCATGGCTCAGCAGAGGAGCCAGCTTCAACAGCTGCGCCAGGAGCTGCCCAACAGCCCCACGATGCTGCGGATCGCAGGCCGGGACTCCAGTGTCCCTGCGAGTGGCTTCTCCAGCACGCTGC GCTTTCCACCTCCCATCGGCAGCCCGGGAGGTATCCAGGAACTCCTGGCCAGGGCCAGCTCCGCCGAGCTCAGCGCCACGCTGGCGATGATGAAGTTCCGAGCCCTGCAG gACCATTATTACCTAGACAACgagcagctcttcctggagtCCCTGAAGAAAGCACCATACAACGTTGCTTCTCTGCCAGGCTGA
- the LOC141925484 gene encoding fas-binding factor 1 homolog isoform X2 encodes MKSLCVPWGDSKSPFGVPRSGICPCPSSSRLPVLFPDESPVNSARTSRLARGSSLPASQKSRVAEDFFNGFPVEDVEAAEGSSASGGEPQALLQSLKDLDDLEADLLGASRPGSAPGKTTVKGPGKGESGPVMEKKPLSSFAASRQYRKFDLEDLDDPLSGLLSDEEQDAPKKPSPTVTKSIPEEKQSKEKEPPAAQTPLRTAAPVQRRKEITFEDDGDDLLDALGLGSSPGRDGKQGKKAEKEEVRPARAVLDELLGRGSVARTLEEPGLGERREVTQEAKSQKQPEKEEGRRKDFVFGAYEPSVASTAKGRPARRQPLSRFSAEKNSELKAEPLSKAPPTASQSPARGRRNRGAWLGLKDEDFLDLELSSPSKASPAGSSPSPAAAGRPSPARQLPAAEEAATKTDPVEEEDWLSAALRRKKAQAQAKAQEGNAKPSEAPVEGLPPRSPVSRPAASPGAQPQAAAVQDEAASTDSSRPPVPWLSTAKQASAHPSEAAQGDPSRDASAPVPAALFPGEQETQGPAPLAQAESPGLGLLHERSLGAPTAQPHEDVTGCQAALLRVQARVAELESQVRTLELARAEDRLLLESLRQRHQEDLDLLESTHRSQVKVLEETCRQREQRLQQEKEQLAAQLLGQRQEAEQARAELEQRSALELERLRELQRVSVQELRREHDEQLQRLKQMKDQEVEAVTSATLHSRTLNGVMDRMEKFFSDLRDFLQKMEATQQSTSRELAMGAQTQEKQLKVLQDSLLQQQRDAEEERRRFQAVVAKMEARLDEQTRLLEQERQRALAERSRAKSLQHSLEEEQRAVTQQLSVERVELERAKERAEMKMQVHTLRAREEQLAREKELLDKSWQELKAEREKVNGAALRVRQQEEELKSVTELSSQKYEEGQRALREAIRVDSQHPSRLQALQQQLEQLRQQEERLHQDRLSMAQQRSQLQQLRQELPNSPTMLRIAGRDSSVPASGFSSTLRFPPPIGSPGGIQELLARASSAELSATLAMMKFRALQDHYYLDNEQLFLESLKKAPYNVASLPG; translated from the exons ATGAAAAGCCTCTGTGTCCCTTGGGGAGACAGCAAATCCCCCTTTGGGGTGCCCAGGTCAGGAATATGCCCGTGTCCGTCGTCCTCACGTCTCCCTGTCTTGTTTCCAGACGAAAGCCCCGTGAATTCTGCAAGGACTTCGCGGCTGGCCAGGGGCAGCAGCTTGCCGGCCAGCCAGAA GTCCCGTGTAGCGGAGGATTTCTTCAACGGATTCCCTGTAGAGGATGTGGAAGCTGCGGAG GGCTCCAGTGCCTCCGGTGGAGAGCCCCaagctctgctgcagagcctgaag GACTTGGACGACCTGGAAGCTGATCTGCTGGGAGCGTCGAGACCCGGTTCTGCGCCAGGGAAGACAACCGTGAAAGGCCCTGGGAAAG GAGAGTCTGGACCTGTGATGGAGAAGAAGCCGCTGTCATCCTTCGCTGCTTCCCGACAGTACAGGAAATTCGACTTGGAAG ATTTAGATGATCCTCTGTCGGGGCTCTTGTCTGATGAGGAGCAGGATGCACCCAAGAAGCCATCTCCGACAGTCACTAAAAGCATCCCTGAGGAAAAACAGAGCAAGGAGAAAG AGCCACCCGCAGCCCAGACGCCCCTGCGCACCGCGGCCCcagtgcagaggaggaaggagatcaCCTTTGAAGACGACGGCGACGACCTGCTAGATGCACTGGGCCTTGGCAGTAGCCCAGGAAGAGATGGCAAGCAGGGCAAGAAGGCAGAAAA AGAGGAGGTCCGGCCAGCCCGCGCTGTGCTGGACGAGTTACTGGGACGAGGCTCCGTGGCCAGAACCCTGGAAGAGCCAGGCCTGGGAGAGCGCCGGGAGGTCACACAGGAGGCGAAGTCCCAAAAGCAGCCAG agaaggaagagggtcgGCGCAAGGATTTTGTCTTTGGAGCGTACGAGCCCTCGGTGGCCTCCACAGCCAAGGGCCGGCCGGCGAGAAGGCAGCCTCTGAG CAGGTTTTCAGCCGAGAAGAACAGTGAACTTAAAGCAGAGCCCCTCTCCAAAGCTCCTCCGACAGCCAGCCAGAGCCCCGCGCGGGGCCGCAGGAATAGAGGTGCCTGGCTGGGCTTGAAAGATGAAGATTTTTTGGATTTGGAGCTGTCATCTCCATCGAAGGCCAGTCCTGCAgggagctcccccagccctgccgcagctGGGCGGCCCAGCCCCGCCAGACAGCTCCcggctgcagaggaggcagccaCTAAAACCGACccagtggaggaggaggactggctgAGCGCTGCCTTACGACGCAAAAAAGCCCAAGCCCAGGCGAAGGCCCAGGAGGGGAATGCCAAGCCCTCGGAGGCCCCAGTTGAAGGGCTGCCTCCCCGCTCTCCTGTCAG CCggccagcagcctccccaggagcacagccGCAGGCAGCCGCCGTGCAGGACGAGGCAGCGAGCACAGACAGCTCCAG GCCACCAGTCCCCTGGCTCAGCACTGCGAAACAAGCCTCAGCTCACCCGTCGGAGGCTGCACAGGGGGATCCTTCCAGAGACGCCAGCGCCCCGG TCCCCGCAGCCTTGTTCCCGGGAGAGCAGGAGACGCAGGGCCCTGCCCCGCTGGCTCAG GCAGAGTCCCCAGGCCTGGGCTTGCTGCATGAGAGGAGTCTGGGGGCTCCCACTGCCCAGCCCCACGAGGATGTGACAGGCTGTCAGGCAGCGCTGCTCCGTGTCCAGGCCcgtgtggcagagctggagagccag GTGCGGACGCTGGAGCTGGCACGGGCCGAGGACAGACTCTTGCTGGAGAGCCTCCGGCAGCGGCACCAGGAGGACCTGGATCTCCTCGAGAGCACCCACAG GAGCCAGGTGAAGGTGCTGGAGGAGACCTGCAGGCAGcgggagcagaggctgcagcaggagaaggagcagctggcggctcagctcctggggcagaggcaggaggcgGAGCAGGCgcgggcagagctggagcagcggAGCGCGCTGGAGCTGGAGCGGCTGCGAGAGCTGCAGAG GGTGTCCGTGCAGGAGCTGCGCAGAGAGCACGACGAGCAGCTCCAGCGGCTGAAGCAGATGAAGGACCAGGAGGTCGAGGCGGTGACCAGCGCCACTTTGCACAGCAG GACTCTCAACGGCGTCATGGATCGGATGGAGAAGTTCTTCAGCGACCTGCGTGACTTCTTACAGAAGATGGAGGCCACACAGCAGAGCACCTCCCGGGAGCTGGCCATGGGGGCACAGACGCAGGAGAAGCAGCTCAAGG tgctccaggacagcttattgcagcagcagagggacgCGGAGGAGGAGCGGCGCCGTTTCCAGGCAGTGGTGGCCAAAATGGAGGCCAGGCTGGACGAGCAGACtcggctgctggagcag GAGCGACAGAGGGCATTGGCGGAGCGCTCCAGAGCGAAATCACTGCAGCACTCGCTGGAGGAGGAGCAGCGAGCTGTGACCCAGCAGCTCTCTGTGGAGCGAGTGGAGCTGGAGAGGGCGAAG GAGCGGGCAGAGATGAAGATGCAGGTCCACACGCTGAGAGCCAGGGAGGAGCAGCTGGCGagggagaaagagctgctggacaagtcctggcaggagctgaaggCGGAGAGGGAGAAGGTGAATGGGGCTGCGCTGCGCGtccggcagcaggaggaggagctgaaaaGCGTGACCGAG ctctcctcccagaagTACGAGGAAGGGCAGCGAGCCCTGCGGGAGGCAATCAGGGTCGACTCGCAGCACCCGTCGAGGCTGCAggccctgcagcagcagttggagcagctcaggcagcagGAAGAGCGTCTGCACCAG GACCGGCTGAGCATGGCTCAGCAGAGGAGCCAGCTTCAACAGCTGCGCCAGGAGCTGCCCAACAGCCCCACGATGCTGCGGATCGCAGGCCGGGACTCCAGTGTCCCTGCGAGTGGCTTCTCCAGCACGCTGC GCTTTCCACCTCCCATCGGCAGCCCGGGAGGTATCCAGGAACTCCTGGCCAGGGCCAGCTCCGCCGAGCTCAGCGCCACGCTGGCGATGATGAAGTTCCGAGCCCTGCAG gACCATTATTACCTAGACAACgagcagctcttcctggagtCCCTGAAGAAAGCACCATACAACGTTGCTTCTCTGCCAGGCTGA
- the LOC141925484 gene encoding fas-binding factor 1 homolog isoform X3 has product MKSLCVPWGDSKSPFGVPRSGICPCPSSSRLPVLFPDESPVNSARTSRLARGSSLPASQKSRVAEDFFNGFPVEDVEAAEGSSASGGEPQALLQSLKDLDDLEADLLGASRPGSAPGKTTVKGPGKGESGPVMEKKPLSSFAASRQYRKFDLEDLDDPLSGLLSDEEQDAPKKPSPTVTKSIPEEKQSKEKEPPAAQTPLRTAAPVQRRKEITFEDDGDDLLDALGLGSSPGRDGKQGKKAENREEVRPARAVLDELLGRGSVARTLEEPGLGERREVTQEAKSQKQPEKEEGRRKDFVFGAYEPSVASTAKGRPARRQPLRFSAEKNSELKAEPLSKAPPTASQSPARGRRNRGAWLGLKDEDFLDLELSSPSKASPAGSSPSPAAAGRPSPARQLPAAEEAATKTDPVEEEDWLSAALRRKKAQAQAKAQEGNAKPSEAPVEGLPPRSPVSRPAASPGAQPQAAAVQDEAASTDSSRPPVPWLSTAKQASAHPSEAAQGDPSRDASAPVPAALFPGEQETQGPAPLAQAESPGLGLLHERSLGAPTAQPHEDVTGCQAALLRVQARVAELESQVRTLELARAEDRLLLESLRQRHQEDLDLLESTHRSQVKVLEETCRQREQRLQQEKEQLAAQLLGQRQEAEQARAELEQRSALELERLRELQRVSVQELRREHDEQLQRLKQMKDQEVEAVTSATLHSRTLNGVMDRMEKFFSDLRDFLQKMEATQQSTSRELAMGAQTQEKQLKVLQDSLLQQQRDAEEERRRFQAVVAKMEARLDEQTRLLEQERQRALAERSRAKSLQHSLEEEQRAVTQQLSVERVELERAKERAEMKMQVHTLRAREEQLAREKELLDKSWQELKAEREKVNGAALRVRQQEEELKSVTELSSQKYEEGQRALREAIRVDSQHPSRLQALQQQLEQLRQQEERLHQDRLSMAQQRSQLQQLRQELPNSPTMLRIAGRDSSVPASGFSSTLRFPPPIGSPGGIQELLARASSAELSATLAMMKFRALQDHYYLDNEQLFLESLKKAPYNVASLPG; this is encoded by the exons ATGAAAAGCCTCTGTGTCCCTTGGGGAGACAGCAAATCCCCCTTTGGGGTGCCCAGGTCAGGAATATGCCCGTGTCCGTCGTCCTCACGTCTCCCTGTCTTGTTTCCAGACGAAAGCCCCGTGAATTCTGCAAGGACTTCGCGGCTGGCCAGGGGCAGCAGCTTGCCGGCCAGCCAGAA GTCCCGTGTAGCGGAGGATTTCTTCAACGGATTCCCTGTAGAGGATGTGGAAGCTGCGGAG GGCTCCAGTGCCTCCGGTGGAGAGCCCCaagctctgctgcagagcctgaag GACTTGGACGACCTGGAAGCTGATCTGCTGGGAGCGTCGAGACCCGGTTCTGCGCCAGGGAAGACAACCGTGAAAGGCCCTGGGAAAG GAGAGTCTGGACCTGTGATGGAGAAGAAGCCGCTGTCATCCTTCGCTGCTTCCCGACAGTACAGGAAATTCGACTTGGAAG ATTTAGATGATCCTCTGTCGGGGCTCTTGTCTGATGAGGAGCAGGATGCACCCAAGAAGCCATCTCCGACAGTCACTAAAAGCATCCCTGAGGAAAAACAGAGCAAGGAGAAAG AGCCACCCGCAGCCCAGACGCCCCTGCGCACCGCGGCCCcagtgcagaggaggaaggagatcaCCTTTGAAGACGACGGCGACGACCTGCTAGATGCACTGGGCCTTGGCAGTAGCCCAGGAAGAGATGGCAAGCAGGGCAAGAAGGCAGAAAA CAGAGAGGAGGTCCGGCCAGCCCGCGCTGTGCTGGACGAGTTACTGGGACGAGGCTCCGTGGCCAGAACCCTGGAAGAGCCAGGCCTGGGAGAGCGCCGGGAGGTCACACAGGAGGCGAAGTCCCAAAAGCAGCCAG agaaggaagagggtcgGCGCAAGGATTTTGTCTTTGGAGCGTACGAGCCCTCGGTGGCCTCCACAGCCAAGGGCCGGCCGGCGAGAAGGCAGCCTCTGAG GTTTTCAGCCGAGAAGAACAGTGAACTTAAAGCAGAGCCCCTCTCCAAAGCTCCTCCGACAGCCAGCCAGAGCCCCGCGCGGGGCCGCAGGAATAGAGGTGCCTGGCTGGGCTTGAAAGATGAAGATTTTTTGGATTTGGAGCTGTCATCTCCATCGAAGGCCAGTCCTGCAgggagctcccccagccctgccgcagctGGGCGGCCCAGCCCCGCCAGACAGCTCCcggctgcagaggaggcagccaCTAAAACCGACccagtggaggaggaggactggctgAGCGCTGCCTTACGACGCAAAAAAGCCCAAGCCCAGGCGAAGGCCCAGGAGGGGAATGCCAAGCCCTCGGAGGCCCCAGTTGAAGGGCTGCCTCCCCGCTCTCCTGTCAG CCggccagcagcctccccaggagcacagccGCAGGCAGCCGCCGTGCAGGACGAGGCAGCGAGCACAGACAGCTCCAG GCCACCAGTCCCCTGGCTCAGCACTGCGAAACAAGCCTCAGCTCACCCGTCGGAGGCTGCACAGGGGGATCCTTCCAGAGACGCCAGCGCCCCGG TCCCCGCAGCCTTGTTCCCGGGAGAGCAGGAGACGCAGGGCCCTGCCCCGCTGGCTCAG GCAGAGTCCCCAGGCCTGGGCTTGCTGCATGAGAGGAGTCTGGGGGCTCCCACTGCCCAGCCCCACGAGGATGTGACAGGCTGTCAGGCAGCGCTGCTCCGTGTCCAGGCCcgtgtggcagagctggagagccag GTGCGGACGCTGGAGCTGGCACGGGCCGAGGACAGACTCTTGCTGGAGAGCCTCCGGCAGCGGCACCAGGAGGACCTGGATCTCCTCGAGAGCACCCACAG GAGCCAGGTGAAGGTGCTGGAGGAGACCTGCAGGCAGcgggagcagaggctgcagcaggagaaggagcagctggcggctcagctcctggggcagaggcaggaggcgGAGCAGGCgcgggcagagctggagcagcggAGCGCGCTGGAGCTGGAGCGGCTGCGAGAGCTGCAGAG GGTGTCCGTGCAGGAGCTGCGCAGAGAGCACGACGAGCAGCTCCAGCGGCTGAAGCAGATGAAGGACCAGGAGGTCGAGGCGGTGACCAGCGCCACTTTGCACAGCAG GACTCTCAACGGCGTCATGGATCGGATGGAGAAGTTCTTCAGCGACCTGCGTGACTTCTTACAGAAGATGGAGGCCACACAGCAGAGCACCTCCCGGGAGCTGGCCATGGGGGCACAGACGCAGGAGAAGCAGCTCAAGG tgctccaggacagcttattgcagcagcagagggacgCGGAGGAGGAGCGGCGCCGTTTCCAGGCAGTGGTGGCCAAAATGGAGGCCAGGCTGGACGAGCAGACtcggctgctggagcag GAGCGACAGAGGGCATTGGCGGAGCGCTCCAGAGCGAAATCACTGCAGCACTCGCTGGAGGAGGAGCAGCGAGCTGTGACCCAGCAGCTCTCTGTGGAGCGAGTGGAGCTGGAGAGGGCGAAG GAGCGGGCAGAGATGAAGATGCAGGTCCACACGCTGAGAGCCAGGGAGGAGCAGCTGGCGagggagaaagagctgctggacaagtcctggcaggagctgaaggCGGAGAGGGAGAAGGTGAATGGGGCTGCGCTGCGCGtccggcagcaggaggaggagctgaaaaGCGTGACCGAG ctctcctcccagaagTACGAGGAAGGGCAGCGAGCCCTGCGGGAGGCAATCAGGGTCGACTCGCAGCACCCGTCGAGGCTGCAggccctgcagcagcagttggagcagctcaggcagcagGAAGAGCGTCTGCACCAG GACCGGCTGAGCATGGCTCAGCAGAGGAGCCAGCTTCAACAGCTGCGCCAGGAGCTGCCCAACAGCCCCACGATGCTGCGGATCGCAGGCCGGGACTCCAGTGTCCCTGCGAGTGGCTTCTCCAGCACGCTGC GCTTTCCACCTCCCATCGGCAGCCCGGGAGGTATCCAGGAACTCCTGGCCAGGGCCAGCTCCGCCGAGCTCAGCGCCACGCTGGCGATGATGAAGTTCCGAGCCCTGCAG gACCATTATTACCTAGACAACgagcagctcttcctggagtCCCTGAAGAAAGCACCATACAACGTTGCTTCTCTGCCAGGCTGA